A genomic window from Flavobacterium sp. I3-2 includes:
- a CDS encoding VapE domain-containing protein translates to MKEDDNLYKPDTPSKTIYDKAINYLNKKYNIRLNTIALELEIQLKENNKNWTVLNINSLLIELAQSGIEINMNKLEILVRSHLINQYNPICEYFENLDKWDGKDYILQLSSYLRTNDDEAFHYHFEKWLTRAVLCSLTKGYVNKQSLVLASHQNSGKSSFLRFLIPPKLENYYTENISIDKDGIISICKNLICNLDELAVLSKSDVNTLKSFISKSSANIRLPYARKAEFLERICSFVGSTNRTDFLTDETGSIRWLIFEVYSFDFKYSKEIDIDKIWAQAYYNAFVRKNYNPELTAKDISENEKRNEKYAQVSMEQELISAHFEKSENIEEFLTPTDIMLTINNELGLRLNNIKIGKALTSLKYQRIKHSKLQVYGYLIKRKITEK, encoded by the coding sequence ATGAAAGAAGATGACAACTTATATAAGCCAGATACACCATCAAAAACCATTTACGACAAAGCGATAAATTATCTTAATAAGAAGTATAACATTAGATTAAATACGATCGCTTTAGAATTAGAAATTCAGTTGAAAGAAAACAACAAGAATTGGACAGTTTTAAACATCAATTCATTGCTTATAGAATTGGCTCAATCTGGAATTGAAATCAATATGAATAAGTTGGAAATTTTGGTAAGAAGCCATTTAATCAATCAGTATAATCCTATTTGTGAATATTTTGAAAATTTAGATAAATGGGACGGTAAAGATTATATCCTTCAGCTTAGCTCATACCTTCGAACAAATGACGATGAAGCATTTCATTATCATTTTGAAAAATGGTTAACAAGAGCGGTTTTGTGTTCCTTAACCAAAGGGTACGTCAATAAACAATCTTTGGTATTGGCTTCTCATCAAAACTCTGGTAAATCTTCATTTCTTCGGTTTTTAATTCCACCAAAATTAGAGAATTATTACACCGAAAATATTTCGATAGATAAAGATGGTATCATTTCTATTTGTAAGAATTTGATTTGTAATCTCGATGAGTTGGCGGTTTTATCAAAATCTGATGTAAATACATTAAAATCGTTCATTTCAAAAAGCAGTGCAAATATTAGATTGCCTTATGCACGTAAAGCTGAGTTTTTGGAAAGAATTTGCTCATTTGTTGGTTCTACCAACCGTACCGACTTTCTTACAGATGAAACAGGAAGTATTCGTTGGTTGATTTTTGAAGTATATTCTTTTGATTTTAAATATTCTAAAGAAATAGATATTGATAAAATTTGGGCACAAGCTTATTATAATGCGTTTGTTAGAAAAAATTATAATCCCGAATTAACTGCTAAAGATATCTCCGAGAATGAAAAACGAAATGAGAAATATGCTCAAGTTTCTATGGAACAAGAACTTATTTCGGCTCATTTCGAAAAATCTGAAAATATCGAAGAATTTCTAACTCCAACCGATATTATGCTTACCATAAACAATGAATTAGGATTACGACTGAATAATATAAAAATTGGTAAGGCACTCACCAGTTTAAAATATCAAAGGATAAAACATTCCAAACTTCAGGTGTATGGATATCTCATCAAAAGAAAAATTACAGAAAAGTAA
- a CDS encoding AAA family ATPase, producing the protein MLLYFTVKNFKTFKEKASLSLVASNYDKVTRESDNIYNDKNVNLRLLKSAVVYGANASGKSKFFEALGFMKYFVISSSKDSQKGDEIDVEPFKLSSETENSPSEFEVVFTHNNVMFRYGFEVDKTNVISEWLYYKPKTKEIELFYRDGDNFETHTRNFTKGKAVIKEGLVRDNALLLSVAAQFNDLISNEVIDWFKKLKTISGLNESGYRGFTLSRADDPNQKANILNLLKAADLGIQDIKLEKIDIEDLPKDMPKELKERIIKEVKDEKREFLSDILTLHKKFDANKKEIDIINFSLDDDESSGTRKFFALTGPILDVIENGYTLIVDELDSKLHPNLVCKIVSIFNSKELNKKNAQLIFNTHDTNLLSSGLFRRDQIWFTDKNKFGEAKLYSLADFKSDEVRKSESFEENYIKGKYGAVPFLGLFDNLNNILPEYENER; encoded by the coding sequence ATGCTTCTATATTTTACAGTAAAAAATTTTAAAACATTCAAAGAAAAAGCATCTTTAAGTCTTGTTGCATCAAACTATGATAAGGTTACTCGTGAGTCGGATAACATTTATAACGATAAGAATGTTAACTTAAGACTACTTAAAAGTGCTGTTGTTTATGGTGCAAATGCAAGTGGAAAAAGTAAGTTTTTTGAAGCTTTGGGTTTTATGAAATATTTTGTTATATCGAGTTCAAAAGATAGTCAGAAAGGTGATGAAATTGATGTGGAACCTTTCAAATTAAGTAGTGAAACTGAAAACTCACCATCTGAATTTGAAGTTGTTTTCACACATAACAATGTAATGTTTCGATATGGATTTGAAGTTGATAAAACTAACGTTATTTCTGAATGGCTTTATTACAAACCCAAAACTAAAGAGATTGAACTTTTTTATAGAGATGGTGACAACTTTGAAACACATACTAGAAATTTCACAAAAGGTAAAGCAGTAATTAAAGAAGGGTTGGTTAGAGATAATGCTTTATTATTATCTGTTGCAGCACAATTTAATGATCTAATTTCAAATGAAGTGATTGATTGGTTTAAAAAACTAAAGACTATCTCAGGTCTTAATGAATCCGGTTATAGAGGGTTTACGTTAAGTAGAGCTGATGATCCAAATCAAAAAGCAAATATTTTGAATTTATTAAAAGCTGCAGATTTAGGAATTCAAGATATTAAACTTGAAAAAATTGATATAGAAGACCTTCCTAAAGACATGCCAAAAGAATTAAAGGAAAGAATAATTAAAGAGGTAAAAGATGAAAAAAGAGAATTCCTTTCAGATATTCTAACATTGCACAAAAAATTTGACGCGAATAAAAAGGAAATTGATATTATTAACTTTTCATTAGATGATGATGAATCATCAGGTACAAGAAAGTTTTTTGCACTAACAGGACCTATTTTGGATGTTATTGAAAATGGGTATACTCTAATTGTTGACGAATTAGACTCAAAGCTTCACCCTAATTTAGTCTGCAAAATTGTTTCAATATTTAATTCTAAAGAATTAAATAAAAAAAATGCACAATTAATTTTCAACACTCACGATACTAATTTATTAAGTTCTGGTCTTTTTAGACGTGATCAAATTTGGTTCACTGATAAAAATAAGTTTGGAGAGGCTAAGCTATATTCTTTAGCTGATTTTAAATCAGATGAAGTAAGAAAGTCAGAATCATTTGAAGAAAATTATATTAAAGGGAAGTACGGTGCAGTTCCTTTTTTAGGTCTTTTTGATAATCTTAATAATATCTTGCCAGAGTATGAGAATGAAAGATAA
- a CDS encoding site-specific integrase — MRQLSNTKVTVRLRKAEDRKEWYVYIESYPVHDPGKKTPQRIREYLNRVVTTVEWDKNKITRIDSNGTKNYKPKRNDNGIIVCKSESDREIMLYADGIRKLRQKEYDNIDLYSKNENLLVEQKERGQENFITYISKAASKRHSGSSKSIQINWERTKEFLKSYVGDTLMFSQIDNRTAEDFKRFLLSAPYAGNRKGTISQNTASTYFSIFKAALKQAYIDGYLTVDIASKVKGIPEQDSRREYLTMEELNILAETPCEKEVLKRAALFSALTGLRHSDIQKLRWKEISIEDGSVKLHFTQKKTGSVEYMPISQQAFQLCGEPRLPEQLIFEDLTDPSWISRPLKKWIEAANIKKNITFHCFRHTFATLQLSNGTDIYTVSKMLGHTNVKTTQIYAKVVDEKKNKASEAIQLESLKIKPQ, encoded by the coding sequence ATGAGACAATTATCAAATACGAAAGTAACTGTACGGCTTCGAAAAGCAGAAGACCGTAAAGAATGGTATGTTTACATAGAGAGTTATCCAGTCCACGATCCTGGTAAAAAAACTCCTCAAAGAATCCGTGAATATTTGAATCGGGTAGTGACTACCGTTGAATGGGATAAAAATAAAATTACTCGTATTGACTCAAATGGTACAAAAAACTATAAACCTAAACGCAATGATAACGGAATTATAGTTTGTAAAAGTGAGAGTGACCGCGAAATCATGTTGTATGCTGATGGAATTCGAAAACTTCGTCAAAAAGAATATGATAATATTGATTTGTATAGTAAAAACGAAAATTTATTGGTCGAGCAAAAAGAAAGAGGACAAGAAAATTTTATCACTTACATAAGTAAAGCAGCTTCGAAAAGACACTCGGGTAGTTCAAAATCTATTCAAATCAATTGGGAGAGAACGAAAGAATTTTTAAAAAGCTACGTTGGAGATACGCTAATGTTTTCTCAAATAGATAATAGAACGGCTGAAGATTTTAAACGCTTTTTATTATCGGCTCCCTACGCTGGAAACAGAAAGGGTACCATTTCTCAAAATACAGCCTCGACTTATTTCTCTATTTTTAAAGCTGCATTGAAACAAGCTTATATTGATGGATATTTAACTGTTGATATTGCTTCAAAAGTCAAAGGTATTCCTGAGCAAGATTCAAGACGAGAATATTTGACCATGGAAGAGTTGAATATATTAGCAGAAACCCCTTGCGAAAAAGAAGTGTTAAAAAGAGCGGCACTTTTCTCAGCACTTACAGGTCTAAGACATTCTGATATTCAGAAACTCCGTTGGAAAGAAATCAGTATAGAAGATGGTTCTGTTAAATTACATTTTACACAGAAAAAAACAGGGAGTGTAGAGTATATGCCTATTTCTCAGCAGGCTTTTCAACTTTGTGGAGAGCCACGACTTCCTGAACAACTCATTTTTGAAGATTTAACAGATCCTTCTTGGATATCACGACCTCTTAAAAAATGGATTGAAGCTGCAAATATTAAGAAAAATATAACGTTTCATTGCTTCCGACATACTTTTGCAACACTGCAATTGTCAAACGGAACAGATATTTATACCGTTAGTAAAATGTTGGGACATACCAACGTTAAGACGACTCAAATATACGCAAAAGTGGTAGATGAGAAGAAAAACAAAGCATCAGAAGCAATCCAATTAGAATCACTAAAAATCAAACCGCAATGA
- a CDS encoding helix-turn-helix domain-containing protein has product METTQKKHLGRNISRIREMKGMKQETLAELLGISQQKMSILENTADLEDAKLDIIAKALEVPTQAIKEYSDEKMLNIITNNTFNSNDSSTLNAINVMPTFNPLDKLVEAYDENKKLYERLLAAEKEKLAYVEQLLKK; this is encoded by the coding sequence ATGGAAACGACACAAAAGAAGCATTTAGGACGCAACATCAGTCGCATACGAGAAATGAAGGGAATGAAACAAGAAACTTTAGCTGAACTATTAGGTATTAGCCAACAAAAAATGTCGATACTTGAAAATACAGCTGATTTGGAAGATGCGAAACTAGATATTATTGCTAAAGCCCTTGAAGTGCCTACCCAAGCTATAAAAGAATATTCGGATGAAAAGATGTTGAATATAATAACTAACAATACTTTTAACAGTAATGATTCATCAACTCTGAATGCAATAAACGTGATGCCTACCTTCAATCCTTTAGACAAGTTGGTTGAGGCATATGATGAAAATAAGAAATTATACGAGCGTTTGTTAGCTGCTGAAAAGGAAAAATTAGCTTATGTAGAGCAACTATTAAAAAAATAG
- a CDS encoding DUF6922 domain-containing protein, with product MKIVSLDLQSIPTVIFWDMDIKKISLNRDYKIIISRILMFTNKAYFDNNIKVLEKKFSVKKIISAVVESTDRISDEICSLLSQKYDITFNSKYSS from the coding sequence ATGAAAATAGTATCATTGGATTTACAAAGTATTCCAACGGTTATTTTTTGGGATATGGATATTAAAAAAATATCACTAAATAGAGATTATAAAATTATTATTTCTCGAATACTTATGTTTACAAATAAAGCGTATTTTGATAATAATATTAAAGTATTAGAAAAAAAATTCAGCGTTAAAAAAATTATATCTGCAGTAGTAGAATCAACTGATAGAATAAGTGATGAAATTTGTTCTCTTTTATCTCAAAAATATGATATAACTTTCAATAGTAAGTACTCTTCATAA
- a CDS encoding helix-turn-helix domain-containing protein has protein sequence MKLINKQCIVCNEQFAPKRIASVYCSEKCSKKGYKLKMAKLKKEEKFKKTLNDIPDNRLFISVSEATVLFGIAKTTIYRLIRQGKIPAINLGTRLVRIDRKIMEDMFPTSQFRNEVEQKPKKKLYSLEKEDCYSIGEIAKKFQLSESTVYKHIRQYSIPTRQIGKFVYAPKIEIENLYNGNNFR, from the coding sequence ATGAAACTAATAAATAAACAATGTATCGTTTGTAACGAACAATTTGCACCTAAAAGAATAGCTTCTGTTTATTGCTCTGAAAAATGCAGTAAAAAAGGGTATAAATTGAAGATGGCTAAACTTAAAAAAGAGGAAAAGTTCAAAAAAACATTAAATGATATACCAGATAATCGGTTATTTATTTCTGTTTCAGAAGCAACAGTGCTTTTTGGTATTGCTAAAACAACTATTTATCGTCTCATTCGTCAAGGAAAAATTCCAGCTATTAATTTGGGAACTCGACTTGTAAGAATTGATCGTAAGATTATGGAAGATATGTTTCCTACTAGCCAGTTTCGAAACGAGGTTGAACAAAAACCAAAGAAAAAATTGTATAGTCTTGAAAAAGAAGATTGTTATTCTATTGGTGAAATAGCAAAAAAATTTCAACTCTCTGAAAGTACTGTTTACAAGCATATCAGGCAGTATTCAATCCCAACAAGACAAATTGGTAAATTTGTATATGCTCCAAAAATAGAAATTGAGAATTTGTATAACGGAAATAATTTTAGATGA
- a CDS encoding DUF2214 family protein, whose protein sequence is MKIKYFEYIVMYLSVFLVCVLIGIAGRLILIEKGADAYTANVFFWISIGFGILLFAILSLFLNELVVRLLKFLFKNKATESATDQISEEGNLKLTDEKRDVVVEPEFVKENIPDINIKNIRKQQQNLIINQKQNKIETVTRYVHEQFALYTSDEDLMQLCNNVTIYVEQLDFENLKPIIVKDLSTLDLYHFGWNIWNYFKVSKQDKVAEFLKITFSESLKDVEVNSIKTHLKDDDQKGIIKINDDLSCF, encoded by the coding sequence ATGAAAATAAAATACTTTGAATATATTGTGATGTACCTGTCGGTTTTTTTGGTTTGTGTTTTGATTGGTATAGCTGGAAGATTGATTTTAATAGAAAAAGGTGCTGATGCGTACACTGCTAACGTGTTCTTTTGGATTTCTATCGGTTTTGGAATTTTGTTATTTGCAATTTTAAGTTTATTTCTGAATGAATTAGTTGTTCGTTTATTAAAATTCTTGTTTAAAAATAAAGCAACTGAATCAGCTACAGATCAAATTTCAGAAGAGGGTAATCTAAAATTAACAGATGAAAAGCGCGATGTAGTTGTTGAACCCGAATTTGTAAAAGAGAATATTCCAGATATTAATATTAAAAATATTAGAAAACAACAGCAAAATCTTATCATAAATCAAAAGCAGAATAAAATTGAAACCGTTACTCGCTACGTACATGAGCAATTTGCTTTATATACTTCAGATGAAGATTTGATGCAACTGTGTAACAACGTAACAATATATGTTGAACAGCTAGATTTTGAAAACTTAAAGCCCATTATAGTTAAAGATTTATCAACGCTTGATTTGTACCATTTTGGTTGGAATATCTGGAATTATTTTAAAGTAAGTAAACAAGATAAAGTTGCAGAATTTTTAAAAATAACTTTTTCAGAATCATTGAAAGATGTTGAAGTTAATAGTATCAAAACGCATCTCAAAGACGATGATCAAAAAGGTATTATTAAGATCAATGATGATCTTTCGTGTTTCTAA
- a CDS encoding relaxase/mobilization nuclease domain-containing protein, translating into MIAFSNTGTGFKGAISYVLKEHEKDLPLQQKPILIEQNNVWGTSTEMAKQMRFIADSNAKSSRPVLHIAFSFHKDENLGIDKSLKAMHLALQEIKFDREKNQYLLVKHNDTDVEHYHWIINKVDIESKNLDTSYIKNRLQVACDKVEKQLNLRYTPGRTIIYDSESEKGYRFTKKEMPKNKVFLDKASNISDTKQFVYDELIHVLSYLKTVEKLEPELSKKGIECKTTFNINGLSGVSFRYNQQAYKGSQIGIKAKDIIKAIKDNQILELKKHITSLNAFYKNIQNALKAIVNDYENGKPTPDFKLYFQKNEIKLEDENLFYKGYRISNKPLIQFRKSAETYVFGAIKDFEFKTHQYNDLIQQEPEKVPLLFGREKILADNKKLLKEQQAAIKPKLKIKINRSSIPDYGKVFIKTIQEHKDKLSVLSATENKIIKTFTVDNSNTLIENKQKVTRRL; encoded by the coding sequence ATGATTGCATTCTCAAATACAGGAACAGGATTTAAAGGTGCAATTTCTTATGTTCTAAAAGAACATGAAAAAGATTTGCCGTTGCAGCAAAAGCCAATTTTAATCGAACAAAATAACGTTTGGGGAACATCGACTGAAATGGCAAAGCAAATGCGTTTTATCGCTGATTCCAATGCTAAAAGCTCAAGACCAGTTCTCCATATTGCTTTTAGTTTTCATAAAGATGAAAATTTAGGAATAGATAAAAGCTTAAAAGCAATGCATCTTGCGTTACAAGAAATTAAGTTTGATCGAGAAAAGAATCAATACCTTTTGGTAAAACATAACGATACGGATGTTGAACATTATCACTGGATCATTAATAAAGTGGATATTGAATCTAAAAATTTAGATACCAGTTATATCAAAAATCGATTGCAAGTTGCTTGCGATAAAGTTGAAAAACAACTGAATCTTCGTTACACACCTGGAAGAACGATTATTTACGATTCGGAATCTGAAAAAGGATATCGTTTTACTAAAAAAGAAATGCCTAAAAATAAAGTTTTTTTAGACAAAGCATCTAATATTTCAGATACAAAGCAGTTTGTTTATGATGAATTGATACATGTTTTATCATATTTAAAAACGGTTGAAAAGTTAGAACCCGAACTTTCAAAAAAAGGAATTGAATGTAAAACGACTTTCAATATAAACGGATTAAGTGGGGTTTCATTTCGATACAATCAACAAGCATACAAAGGAAGTCAGATTGGCATCAAGGCAAAAGATATTATAAAAGCCATAAAAGATAACCAGATTTTAGAGCTAAAAAAACATATTACTTCATTAAATGCCTTTTACAAGAATATTCAAAATGCTTTAAAAGCAATTGTAAACGATTATGAAAACGGTAAACCTACTCCTGATTTTAAGCTGTATTTCCAAAAAAATGAGATTAAATTAGAAGATGAAAATTTGTTTTACAAAGGCTACCGTATTTCAAATAAGCCATTAATACAGTTTAGAAAAAGTGCAGAAACCTATGTTTTTGGGGCAATCAAAGATTTTGAATTCAAAACACATCAATACAATGATTTAATACAGCAAGAACCTGAAAAAGTTCCGCTACTTTTTGGAAGAGAAAAAATTCTAGCTGACAACAAGAAGCTATTAAAAGAACAACAAGCCGCTATTAAACCTAAGTTGAAAATAAAAATAAACCGTTCAAGTATTCCAGATTATGGAAAGGTATTCATTAAAACTATTCAAGAACATAAAGATAAACTTAGTGTTTTAAGTGCAACTGAAAATAAGATTATAAAGACTTTTACAGTTGATAATTCAAATACGCTAATAGAAAATAAACAAAAAGTAACAAGAAGGCTTTAA
- a CDS encoding plasmid mobilization protein: protein MNKKEITRDQMIVIRVTALEKKQIQKNAEKYGLSISDLARQFLLKGHAWAKSTNEISEFVLNRKTLIGLANNLNQLTRYAHQKKELPIIMELLQKINKTFDP from the coding sequence ATGAATAAAAAAGAGATTACAAGAGATCAAATGATTGTGATTAGAGTCACTGCTTTAGAAAAGAAACAGATTCAAAAAAATGCAGAAAAGTATGGTTTAAGTATTTCCGACTTAGCCCGTCAATTTTTATTAAAAGGGCACGCATGGGCAAAGTCAACTAACGAAATTTCGGAATTTGTTTTAAACCGAAAAACTTTGATTGGGTTGGCAAACAATCTAAATCAATTAACTAGATATGCACATCAAAAAAAAGAGCTTCCAATTATCATGGAGCTATTACAAAAAATCAATAAAACATTCGATCCATGA
- a CDS encoding toprim domain-containing protein has protein sequence MEEVLQKLGHLPTKQNEKEAWFLNPFGTETQASFKLDKKLNLWYLFSEGIGGNNTDFMLKYSNTSLKEVLEWAQKQNFSSFQPQINMQLRNAIPNYQIKKVIELQNENLKNYLFERGLSSTVYPFIKEIHFAINDKNLYAIGFENISKGWELRNTFYKGSLQKKDISIINFNPIDDNKKVVVFEGFIDALSFIEMQKIYKGDLLVMNSIALLDKTKTHLKNYSEINLFLDNDRAGLNCKNTILKSFPNAKDYSNLYKNHKDLNEYLMEKIKKRNELHFRKEPEKPPQKIRDFKRRR, from the coding sequence TTGGAAGAAGTCCTTCAAAAACTCGGACACCTTCCAACTAAACAAAATGAGAAAGAAGCTTGGTTTCTTAATCCTTTCGGAACAGAAACACAAGCCTCTTTCAAACTTGATAAAAAATTAAATCTCTGGTATCTTTTTTCTGAGGGTATTGGCGGAAATAATACCGATTTTATGTTGAAATATTCAAACACTTCATTAAAGGAAGTTTTGGAATGGGCACAGAAACAAAATTTTTCTTCTTTTCAACCGCAGATTAATATGCAGTTAAGAAATGCAATACCAAATTATCAGATCAAAAAAGTGATTGAACTTCAAAACGAAAATCTCAAAAATTATTTATTTGAAAGAGGGTTGTCTTCTACAGTATATCCTTTTATAAAAGAAATACATTTTGCGATTAATGATAAAAATCTGTATGCTATCGGTTTTGAAAATATTTCTAAAGGTTGGGAATTAAGAAATACTTTTTACAAAGGTTCCCTTCAGAAAAAAGATATTTCTATAATTAATTTTAATCCAATAGATGATAACAAAAAAGTTGTGGTATTTGAAGGTTTTATAGACGCACTATCATTTATAGAAATGCAGAAGATCTATAAAGGAGATTTGCTAGTTATGAATTCAATTGCGCTTTTAGATAAAACTAAAACTCATTTAAAAAACTATTCAGAAATCAACTTGTTTTTAGATAACGATCGAGCTGGACTAAATTGTAAAAACACAATTTTAAAATCTTTTCCTAATGCCAAAGATTATTCTAATCTATATAAAAATCATAAGGATTTAAATGAATATTTAATGGAGAAAATAAAGAAAAGGAATGAACTCCATTTTCGAAAAGAACCAGAAAAACCACCCCAAAAAATACGTGATTTTAAACGTAGAAGATAA
- a CDS encoding helix-turn-helix domain-containing protein: MDENEISFENLPKAVAHLANEIAEIKSIVQNTQRPQSKEKRVPIGIEEASQIIGKAKPTIYTLVRQRKIPCYKNGKKLYFFEDELLDWISKGRKKTVQEIELESFKYNHNRKK, encoded by the coding sequence ATGGATGAAAATGAAATCTCTTTTGAAAATCTACCTAAAGCAGTAGCACACCTAGCTAATGAAATTGCTGAAATTAAATCTATTGTTCAGAATACGCAACGACCTCAATCTAAAGAAAAACGAGTTCCAATCGGTATAGAAGAAGCAAGCCAGATAATTGGAAAAGCAAAGCCAACGATTTACACGCTTGTTAGACAAAGAAAAATTCCTTGTTACAAGAATGGGAAAAAACTGTATTTTTTTGAAGATGAACTTCTAGATTGGATTTCTAAAGGAAGAAAGAAAACCGTACAAGAAATCGAACTAGAGTCATTTAAATATAATCATAACCGAAAAAAATAA
- a CDS encoding RloB family protein, with protein sequence MKDKRAEQNADKIRHKELLKANRRKGISFERPEPVLSEKPTILIVCEGKNTEPSYFTQFRLSSATIKPVGEGYNTISLVNRAKQIADDGKYEQVWCVFDKDDFSNTDFDNAIILAESYGFGVAYSNQAFEYWLILHFNDHQGGGMNRNLYNDKLNQLIKPYKLKYDGLKSKIITEDFFEILDGIDEKTGKERKLLAIERAKRNYNSFNHLNPSIEESTTTVFKLVSELLKYL encoded by the coding sequence ATGAAAGATAAAAGAGCCGAACAAAATGCAGACAAGATAAGGCATAAAGAGCTGTTAAAAGCTAATAGAAGAAAAGGGATAAGCTTTGAAAGACCAGAACCTGTTCTATCTGAAAAACCAACCATATTAATCGTTTGTGAAGGTAAAAATACAGAACCATCTTATTTTACACAATTTAGGTTGTCTTCAGCTACAATTAAACCAGTGGGAGAAGGTTATAATACTATTTCTCTTGTAAATAGAGCAAAGCAAATTGCAGATGATGGCAAATATGAACAAGTTTGGTGCGTTTTTGATAAAGATGATTTTAGTAATACGGATTTTGATAATGCTATTATTCTTGCAGAAAGTTATGGTTTTGGTGTTGCTTATTCGAACCAAGCTTTTGAATACTGGTTAATACTACATTTTAATGATCATCAAGGTGGAGGTATGAACAGAAACCTTTATAATGATAAACTTAATCAGTTAATAAAACCATACAAACTAAAATATGACGGATTAAAAAGTAAAATAATAACAGAGGATTTTTTTGAAATATTAGATGGTATAGATGAGAAAACAGGAAAAGAAAGAAAATTACTTGCTATAGAACGAGCTAAACGGAATTATAATTCTTTTAATCATCTTAATCCCTCAATTGAGGAATCAACTACTACAGTTTTTAAATTAGTTTCTGAATTATTAAAGTACTTATGA
- a CDS encoding nucleotidyl transferase AbiEii/AbiGii toxin family protein, with protein sequence MVDERIITIIKRLQSLDRLQSFYLAGGTSLSIRLSHRDSNDIDLFCEDLIGIECFKKIEEEIRSSFPNSLFYLQYPTEKSDELVFLRFTLKFDDFEIKVECIQAFKLIDPIETVDGIRMASVKDVGVFKVESLANRYALKDLFDLDIITEKISLSKLIDFYYEKKLKYNQEGIKTIFHYENKICPYIDPLSLIENRTNSKSLPFHSQPHLIKGVENRTIIYHIYNFKIKVKSENKRRYPVK encoded by the coding sequence ATGGTTGATGAAAGAATTATAACAATAATAAAAAGATTGCAATCTTTAGATAGATTGCAATCTTTTTATTTAGCAGGTGGTACTAGTTTATCGATTAGACTAAGTCATAGAGATTCCAACGATATTGATTTATTTTGTGAAGATCTTATTGGAATTGAATGTTTCAAAAAAATTGAAGAAGAAATTAGAAGCTCATTTCCGAATTCACTTTTTTATTTACAATATCCTACTGAAAAATCTGATGAACTCGTTTTTTTGAGGTTTACTTTAAAATTTGATGATTTTGAAATAAAGGTTGAGTGTATACAGGCATTTAAACTTATTGATCCAATAGAAACAGTAGACGGTATTAGAATGGCTTCTGTCAAAGATGTAGGGGTTTTTAAAGTTGAATCTTTAGCTAATAGATATGCTTTAAAAGATTTATTTGATTTAGATATTATAACCGAAAAAATTAGTTTATCAAAATTAATAGATTTTTACTATGAAAAAAAACTAAAATATAATCAAGAAGGTATTAAAACTATCTTTCATTATGAAAATAAAATATGCCCGTATATTGATCCTTTATCTCTTATAGAAAACAGAACCAATTCAAAATCTTTACCTTTTCATAGTCAACCACATTTGATTAAAGGTGTTGAAAATAGAACAATTATTTACCACATATATAATTTCAAAATTAAAGTTAAATCGGAAAATAAAAGAAGATATCCGGTAAAATAA